A segment of the Panacibacter ginsenosidivorans genome:
AAGGTCTTTCACATAATAATCCTAATGTTCATTTCTCCCAACTCTATGGAATGAGTGACAATGTTACTTTTAATCTTGCAAAAGCAGGTTACTCTGTGAGTAAATATTTACCCTTTGGGCCGATACGCGAAGTGATTCCTTACCTCATGCGCCGTGCCCAGGAAAATACCAGCGTAAGCGGTCAGACTGGTCGTGAACTTTCTCTCATTAATAAAGAACTCGAAAGAAGAAAAGCCGGATAATGTTATGATTCCAGCTTTGGTTTTTTATGGCGTCGCCTGTTGTGTCACTCACTTGTACTTCCTGTTAACTATTGTGCAAAATGTCCGCTATAAATTGCAAACCCGCAAATGTTGGTAAGCTTATTATCAGAAATAATTTCTTCCCGGCTACAATTTCAAATTACAATTTAATAGTCTTAACTGTTTAACAGCTAATGATTTCAAAAAGTTAAATAGCTTTTGCAAACGCAGCAAATACTTTGCAACTAATAGTCCTCTTTAGTAACGGCATGCTTTTTGAAAATTTGTACTTGATAAATCTGAAAGATTAATTACTCACTGGAAAAGGTATTAAACTTAAAGAATGTTTTTATGTCAATACAAATTATGAGTATGAAGACGGGCAGCATATATACGATCCTGATTGCAATTATTTCACTAGCGTTATTTAATTCCTGTTCGAAGAGTAACAGTTATAATAATATTGTAACTCCACCCAATACTTCAGGTGATGTTATTACCAATCTTTCATATGGATCTAATATAGACTGGAAAGGCCAGACCGAAGATTTAAAACTTGATGTTTACTTACCGCCAAACCGTGTTGCAGGAGCAAAGTATCCTTTGATATTATGGGTGCATGGGGGTGGCTTCTTAGTAGGCGATAAAGAATCTGCCAAAACATTTTCATCAGATATGGCAGCAAGAGGTTTTGTAACAGCCCCTATTGACTATAGGCTAGGCTGGACAAAAAGCGAAACCAATACATGCGATGGCGATTCAGTGCAAGCTAAGGAAGCGTTTTATCGTGCACAGCAAGATGCAAGGGCAGCTCTTCGCTATCTCGTTGCTAATGCCGATAAATATTCAATTGACACAAACTGGATCTTTATTGGTGGCGCAAGTGCTGGTGGCGTAACCTCTTTAAACCTCCCTTATTTTACACAAGAAGTTGCAGACTCTTATTTGGGTACTGCACTAACTTCTAAATTAGGGCCGCTTAATGCAGACAACTCACTCACAAATTCATTTACTATAAAAGGGATAATGTCAATGTGGGGTGCAGTTGGTGATCTTGGTATTATTACAAGACAAAATGCGGTTCCCACCATTTTCTTTCATGGAACAGCCGATGCAGTGGTACCATTTGATATTGATCATTTCTATCTGTGCGATAGTTATCCATTGGCTTATGGCACCAAACCGGTTTACGATTTACTAACCAGTTTTGGAACACCCGCAGTTGCGCACGTAGAACCTGGTGGTGGCCATGGGGTATTTACTGATGATTTTCGTGCAGATAACAGTGCCTGCTTTCTTAACAGCCTGATGGCCGATGGCAAAGAACCGGAAAGAGGTTATTATATAGGCGATAATGCGTCAAGCTGTCGTTAAAAAAATGTTGCTTATTATCAACCGGCATTAGTTAACGATGCCGGTTTTTATTTTTTGTGGTCATAGTTTCTTTTATCCATTAAGCTTTTGTTGCGTCGCACTCTTGTACTGAAGATAGGCTATCAGCTGTTGGCTGTTAGCTAATGGATAACAGCTCAATAAAGAAATGAAAGTATAAGTGAGTGACACAACAGGCGATGCTATGAAACACAGCAGTTTGCCCCCAAATCTTCAGTAAAAAACTACAAACCATAAACTACGATCTGTATTCTATCTTTGCGGCATGAAAGAAGTGCAGAACATAAGGCATTTAAGCCTTGGTGAATTGGAGAATTATTTTGAAGAAATGGGCGAAAAAAAATTTCGTACCAAACAGGTGTATGAATGGCTGTGGCAAAAACATGCACATAGTTTTGCTGACATGACCAATCTTAGCAAAGAGCTGCGTACAAAACTTGGTGAACAATTTTCTTTACCTGCATTAAAAATAGATGCGACACAATACAGTGCAGACGGCACTGTAAAGAGCCGCTTTAAAACATATGATGGCCACCTTGTAGAAGGTGTTTTAATACCAACAGACGAAAGAAAAACGGCTTGTGTTTCTTCTCAGATCGGGTGCAGCTTAAGTTGCAAGTTTTGTGCTACCGGTTATATGGATCGCAAAAGAAATTTATCGTTCGATGAAATATATGATCAGGTTGTTTTAATAAATCAGCAGAGCGAAAGAGTATACGATAAAAAATTATCCAACATTGTTTTCATGGGAATGGGTGAACCATTGCTTAATTACAATAATGTAATGAAGGCCATTGAACGTATTTCTGCGGAAGATGGTTTATTTATGAGCCCAAAACGCATCACTGTGTCTACGGCGGGTGTTGCAAAACAAATAAAAAAACTGGGCGATGATAATGTGCGTTTTAAACTCGCTTTATCATTGCACGCTGCTAATGATACGAAGCGTAACGAAATAATGCCGATCAATGAGACTAATAACATCAAAGCATTAATTGATGCGCTGAACTATTTTTACAAGCAGACCAAGAATGAAATAACTTTTGAATATATTCTTTTCCAGAATTTCAACGACAGTCAGAAAGATGCGGAGGAACTTATTAAAATCTACAGGCAGGTTCCTGCAGATCTCATCAACATTATTGAATACAATCCTATTGATGCATTCAGGTTCTCAAAACCGGATGAGGATACTATACAGAACTTTATGAATTACCTGGAAGCAAACCGTGTAAATGCAAGGCTAAGAAGAAGCCGCGGTAAAGATATTGATGCTGCATGCGGGCAGCTTGCAAATAAAGACAGGGATTAGAATTTACACATCACTTATTACTGTTGCAAAACAGCAAAACAACATAACATGGCAAAAAACGCATTTGAAAAGTTTATTAACCAGGCACCAAAAGGCGCTAAGAAAAAAGAAGCTCTGCGCCAGGAAAAAAGAAAGATCAAACAGGAATTAAAAAAGAAAGGTGAAGAAGAAAGAAGATTAAATGCAGAAAAATATCGACTGGTAACAAATAGAGACGTAAGAAACAAAGTACAAAATTCAGGTGAAAAAGATTTTGGAAAAAAGAATATCGAATTAAACAAGTCGAAAAAAATTGAAGAAACAAAACCATCTTCATTTAATGAAAAACGACAAACAGCAAACGCTAAACCAGCTCCACGTTACAAACAAGGCAAGCCTGTAAAACAAACTTACCAGCAGATAACGCAAAAACAGCAAACCGAAAAAGAAAGCAGCGAAGAACAGATGCCACTGAATAAATTCATTGCTCATGCGGGTGTCTGCGGTCGCCGCGAAGCTGCGCAATTTGTGAAAGAAGGCAAAGTGCAAGTGAATGGTGCTATTGTTTTTGAACCTGGCTATAAAGTATCAAAGAACGATGCAATATTGTTTAAAGGCAAAGCTTTGTTCCTACAGAAAAATCTGGTGTACATTCTTGTAAATAAACCCAAAGATTATATAACCACTGCAAAAGATCCCGAAGGCAGAAAAACAATTCTCGATCTTTTAAAAGGCGCTACGCAGGAACGTATTTATCCTGTGGGCCGTTTGGATAGAAATACTACCGGCGTTTTACTCATGACCAATGATGGTGAGCTTGCACAAAAACTTACACACCCTTCTTACGAAATAAAAAAGATATACGAAGTAAGGCTTGATAAGCCTGTCGCAAAAAAAGATATGGAAGCCATACTTGCAGGCATTACACTTGAAGATGGTTTTATAAATGCAGATGCAATTTCTTATGCAGACTCCAAAGATAAAAGCGTTGTAGGCATTGAGATACACAGCGGCCGCAACCGCATTGTCCGCCGCGTATTCGAACATCTTGGTTACGATGTAAAAAATCTTGACCGCGTTATGTTCGCTAATCTTACCAAGAAAAATGTTGATCGTGGCAAGTGGCGTTTTCTCAATGACAAAGAAGTACGTTTATTGAAATACATGAACCAATCTTTTGTAAGAGCTAAAAAAGAAAAGTGATTTTTTTGAGCCATGCTGATGTAGTTCTATTTAACATCGTTGCGTCGCACACTTGTACAGTTTAATCTTTATTGAGCAACTCAAGTTCCATCATGAGCAAGCATAACAAACCAATAATAATTTTCGAGAACGAATATTTTGTAGCCATTAATAAACCAGGCGGTTTATTAAGTGTTCCTGATCGAATGCAGTCTGAACCTTCTTTAAAAGACATGCTCTTAGCACAATATGGCAACATTTATACAGTGCATCGCTTGGACAAAGGCACCAGCGGTGTTATTGTTTTTGCAAAAGATGAAGTTACTCACAAACAACTTTCCCAATTATTTGAAAGCCGTGAAGTAGAAAAATATTATGTAGGTCTTGTGCATGGCCAAATGATGAATGAAAGCGGCAGTGTTGATGCACCAATGATGGAGCATCCCGGCAAGAATGGCAAAATGGTTACTAATCAAAAAGGAAAGCCTGCCCTTACAGATTACGAGGTGCTGGAAAGTTTTAAACTATTTTCCTGGTTAAAGTTTCGCATACATACGGGTCGTACACACCAGATCCGTGTACACATGCAGCACATAGGTCACAGCATTGTATGTGACGAATTATATGGAAGCGCTGATCCTATTTTACTCTCTGCACTAAAACGAAAATTTCATTTATCGACAAAAGACGAAAGCGAAAGACCATTGCTTTCACGTTTAGCGCTCCACTCCTCTTTGCTCAAGTTTACTTTGAATGGGAATCATTATGAATTTGAAGCTGAACTCCCCAAAGATCTGAAAGCGGTTTTACAGCAATTAAGAAAAATTCAAAAGTAAACCCCCCGCTTTTGGAATTATTCTAAATCAGATAATTTATTATTTTATAAACTAATAAGTGTATTAATAACACTTATTTAAAATATTCCCTGTTTTGGTTAATATCAAGGCAGTAAAAACCGCGCCGGAAGGGTAATATTGCAAGGTCGGAAGATTAGGATTTAAAGAATTATATATAAAGATTTTGCCTCACGGGCAATTTATGGTTGACGGAGGTAATGTCTATTACCTCCCTTTTATTTCAACCTCACTGAATAACTGGTTTTATTCCCGCTGCATTTATTTTTTCACAGATAAATTTCCCGATAGCCTTTCCTTCAACCTGCCCGCTTTCAATGGCATCCCTGAAATGAATACCACCGTACAATCTTGAAATAGCAGCTTCCGCTGCAGCCTTCCTGAATGAACTAAATGTTCTTGGCTTTAACTCAAACATTTCTTCTGAGTTGTCTGTAAAAGAAAAATTATCACCCAGTAAATATGTAAGCACTTCTGCTGATGCTGTTGAAACAACGCTATGCCCGCTTGTATATTCAGGAAATGGAGGAGTTTGTAAAAGTGGTTGCCATTTTAGATCTATGTATCTGTTAATATATGTCTCAGGTCTTATTCTATTACTTCTATATTTCTCGTCCCAGCAACTGATAAATGCATCCATTAATGTTACTGCTTCTATGGCATGTATCTGAATAGTTTTATCGAAATCAAGTTTTGCCTTTTTTGCTGCTATTGCAGTTATGTTCATCCAATGCCCTCCCGGACTGATTTT
Coding sequences within it:
- a CDS encoding alpha/beta hydrolase, with amino-acid sequence MSIQIMSMKTGSIYTILIAIISLALFNSCSKSNSYNNIVTPPNTSGDVITNLSYGSNIDWKGQTEDLKLDVYLPPNRVAGAKYPLILWVHGGGFLVGDKESAKTFSSDMAARGFVTAPIDYRLGWTKSETNTCDGDSVQAKEAFYRAQQDARAALRYLVANADKYSIDTNWIFIGGASAGGVTSLNLPYFTQEVADSYLGTALTSKLGPLNADNSLTNSFTIKGIMSMWGAVGDLGIITRQNAVPTIFFHGTADAVVPFDIDHFYLCDSYPLAYGTKPVYDLLTSFGTPAVAHVEPGGGHGVFTDDFRADNSACFLNSLMADGKEPERGYYIGDNASSCR
- the rlmN gene encoding 23S rRNA (adenine(2503)-C(2))-methyltransferase RlmN, coding for MKEVQNIRHLSLGELENYFEEMGEKKFRTKQVYEWLWQKHAHSFADMTNLSKELRTKLGEQFSLPALKIDATQYSADGTVKSRFKTYDGHLVEGVLIPTDERKTACVSSQIGCSLSCKFCATGYMDRKRNLSFDEIYDQVVLINQQSERVYDKKLSNIVFMGMGEPLLNYNNVMKAIERISAEDGLFMSPKRITVSTAGVAKQIKKLGDDNVRFKLALSLHAANDTKRNEIMPINETNNIKALIDALNYFYKQTKNEITFEYILFQNFNDSQKDAEELIKIYRQVPADLINIIEYNPIDAFRFSKPDEDTIQNFMNYLEANRVNARLRRSRGKDIDAACGQLANKDRD
- a CDS encoding pseudouridine synthase, with the translated sequence MAKNAFEKFINQAPKGAKKKEALRQEKRKIKQELKKKGEEERRLNAEKYRLVTNRDVRNKVQNSGEKDFGKKNIELNKSKKIEETKPSSFNEKRQTANAKPAPRYKQGKPVKQTYQQITQKQQTEKESSEEQMPLNKFIAHAGVCGRREAAQFVKEGKVQVNGAIVFEPGYKVSKNDAILFKGKALFLQKNLVYILVNKPKDYITTAKDPEGRKTILDLLKGATQERIYPVGRLDRNTTGVLLMTNDGELAQKLTHPSYEIKKIYEVRLDKPVAKKDMEAILAGITLEDGFINADAISYADSKDKSVVGIEIHSGRNRIVRRVFEHLGYDVKNLDRVMFANLTKKNVDRGKWRFLNDKEVRLLKYMNQSFVRAKKEK
- a CDS encoding RluA family pseudouridine synthase, translated to MSKHNKPIIIFENEYFVAINKPGGLLSVPDRMQSEPSLKDMLLAQYGNIYTVHRLDKGTSGVIVFAKDEVTHKQLSQLFESREVEKYYVGLVHGQMMNESGSVDAPMMEHPGKNGKMVTNQKGKPALTDYEVLESFKLFSWLKFRIHTGRTHQIRVHMQHIGHSIVCDELYGSADPILLSALKRKFHLSTKDESERPLLSRLALHSSLLKFTLNGNHYEFEAELPKDLKAVLQQLRKIQK